CCAACGCCAAACCGCTCGCCGAACTGCTGCTCCAGGGAAATATGACGCGCCTCGGCGGCTGCGATATCCAACGCCTCGCTTTCACTGACGAGCGGGCAGACCCAGAAAATCCGTGCGCCCGACTTCAGCGCCCGTTCCAGACCGGCCAGCACGCCGGCGAAGGAGTCCGGTCCGTGAACCGAGGTCCGGATGGGCTTGCGACCGGCGGGCTTGCTGTCCAGACGGCTGACGTCCATTTCGCCCCACTGCGCCAGAAGCAGCGTGCGGGGAATGGGCGTGGCCGTCATGACCAGCATGTCCACCGCCTCCCCTTTGGAGCCGAGAGTGAGCCGCTGCCCAACCCCGAAACGGTGCTGTTCATCCACCACCGCCAGAGCGAGATCATGGTAATGAACGGCGTCCTGCACGAGCGCATGCGTGCCGACAATCAGAGAGGCGGAGCCATCCGCGATGGCGGCAAGGGCCTCGCGACGCGCCTTGCCGCGCACAGAGCCGGAGAGAAACACGACCGGGACGGGAGAGAGGCGTTCGAACGTCGCATAATGCTGGCGGGCGAGGATTTCCGTTGGGGCCATGATCGCCGCCTGCGCTCCGGCTTCGGCGGCACGCAGCATCGCCAGAAGGGCGACCAGCGTCTTGCCTGCACCCACATCGCCCTGAAGCAGACGCACCATGCGTCGAGGGGCGGCCAGATCGAGGTCGATTTCCCTCAGCGCCTTTGACTGGGCGGAGGTCAGGGGATGACCGAACCGGGCGAGCGCCTCCCTTCGCAGATGGTCATCGCCTTTCAGGGACCGTCCGGGACGCGACCGGTTGGCTTCACGCGCCATAAGGGTGGCGATCTGATCGGCAAGCAGTTCATCCGCCGCCAGTCGCTCCCGCGCCTTGCGACGGCTTTCCCGCCATACCTCGCCATCCTGAAACTCCGGCACATCGCCGGGAAAGTGGGTCCAGAGGAGTGCCGTCCGAAAGTCAGGCCATCCGCGTTTTGTGATCACGGCCTGTTTCTGCCATTCGGGCAGATCGTTCGGCAAGCGGGTAAAGGCGCGGCGCATCGCGGTTCGCACCTGTCCTCCGAACAGACCTGCGGTCAGGGGCCAGACAGGATCGAGCGACGGGATGTGATCGTCCGCCGACACGAAATAGTCCGGCGTGTTCATGACCCTGCGTCCGTTGAACAGTTCCGTGCGACCGGACACCTGCATGGCGGCATTCAGGACCGCACGCTTTGCCATCCATTTCGAGAAGAAGGCGATATCGAGTGTGCCCGTATCGTCGGCGAGCGTGACGGTCCAGGGCTGCCGTCTGTGCGCCGGTTCGGAGATCCGTGTGACTGTTCCCGTCAGCGTCACGATCTGGCCGGGTTCCAGGGCTGCTATCGTGGAGCGACAGCGCCGGTCGATGACATTTTCCGGCATCAGAAACAGTAGATCAACGATCCTGTTACCGCCAGCGACCCGTGACAGCAACCTGACCGTCGCCTCGCCAATGCCGGGGAGAGCAGTCAGGGGTTCCAGAAGCGGCGCGACACAGGCGGGCGGCTGTAAGGCCTCCGTTTCCTGCGAAGCAGGCATGACCTCACCCGCCCGTGAGCGGTTCTCCGGGCGAACTGGTCTGGACATGGGCGGCGCAACGGCCTTTCTTGTCGGGCTGACAGGCATCAGTCATGAGGCTATAGGACACCACGGCCATGGAACAAAACGAAACCGTATCTGCCCCGGAATCGACTCAGGGCTCCGAACCCGATCTTGAGACACGGCGGCGACGTCTCGTCTTCCGTGCACGTCATCGCGGTACTTTCGAGACTGACATCCTGATCGGTG
The Acetobacter aceti genome window above contains:
- the recG gene encoding ATP-dependent DNA helicase RecG — encoded protein: MPASQETEALQPPACVAPLLEPLTALPGIGEATVRLLSRVAGGNRIVDLLFLMPENVIDRRCRSTIAALEPGQIVTLTGTVTRISEPAHRRQPWTVTLADDTGTLDIAFFSKWMAKRAVLNAAMQVSGRTELFNGRRVMNTPDYFVSADDHIPSLDPVWPLTAGLFGGQVRTAMRRAFTRLPNDLPEWQKQAVITKRGWPDFRTALLWTHFPGDVPEFQDGEVWRESRRKARERLAADELLADQIATLMAREANRSRPGRSLKGDDHLRREALARFGHPLTSAQSKALREIDLDLAAPRRMVRLLQGDVGAGKTLVALLAMLRAAEAGAQAAIMAPTEILARQHYATFERLSPVPVVFLSGSVRGKARREALAAIADGSASLIVGTHALVQDAVHYHDLALAVVDEQHRFGVGQRLTLGSKGEAVDMLVMTATPIPRTLLLAQWGEMDVSRLDSKPAGRKPIRTSVHGPDSFAGVLAGLERALKSGARIFWVCPLVSESEALDIAAAEARHISLEQQFGERFGVGLAHGQQDIAVREAALTDFSEGRTKLLVATTVIEVGVDVPSATVMVIEHAERFGLAQLHQLRGRVGRGAAESFCLLLHGSEMGQVARQRLTLLRETEDGFLIADEDFRIRGGGDVTGNRQSGLPGFRLADPEKCEMDIGTLLVLARQTAETLFDQMKKNLDTSENILCLLALFNKSNFASILQA